In Aspergillus nidulans FGSC A4 chromosome II, the genomic stretch CGCGATACTATGCCTCTGTTGGTCGTAATGAGGAGGCCCGTGATATGTTGACAAGGCTGCGAAGCCACAAAGCAAGTCAGGCCGAGATCGAGCAGGAGTACATGGAGATTGTAGCCGTGGCCCAAGACAGCAAGCCCAGTTCGCCGATCCAGTTTATCAAGATCTTGATAGGCAAGAGCGGGCGGCCGGGAAGCAATCTCAGCCGACGGGCCTGGTTGTGTGTGTGGCTTCAGATTATGGCTTCGTGGACCGGTATCACGGTATGAGAATCCTACCCGGTCGTATCGTTCTAGCTAAACCGCGTCAGGCTGTCACGGCATACTCGCCCACTCTCCTCAGTCAAGCTGGATACAGCAGCCTGACCCAAAACGGCCTCGCAGGAGGTCTCAACACGATTGGTATTGTTGGAACCATCATCAGCGCGCAGATCGTGGACCGAATCGGTCGAAGAATGTGCTTGATGCTCGGTGCTCTGAGTCTCTTCATCGTTGAAGTTATCGTAAGTTTGCCCCTTTTATCAGAATAGACCCTTACTGATCCGCTAAGGCCGGCTCTGTCTATGAAGCCTCCCTTCACAACCCAGAAAAAGCGGCTGACTACGCGCCCGCTGCAGTCGCAatgctcttcctgttcaACCTTGCCTATGCCTCGACTTGGGGCACCGTGGCATTCCTCGTTCCAACCGAGATATTCCCGTCTGACCTCCGTGCCCAGGGCAACGGGTTCGGCATTACCGGGTGGGCCATTGGCGTCGGGATGACCACCTTGGTGAACCCGATCATGTTTGCCAGCCTGAAAAGCCGAAGCTACTTCCTTTTGGCCGGGTTCAATCTCCTGTGGATTCCGATCGTGTATCTGTTCTACCCTGAGACCCGTAACCGGTCGCTCGAGTCCATTGACGCTTTGTTCTCGACGCCAAGTCCGTTCTATTGGGAAATGGAGCGCGCGTATCGTTTGCACAGCGATGTTCTTGCCGAGAGAGGCGCTACCACGTTTAAGGACGACGGTCCCAAGGTGGAGGATGCCCAGTCCGGCTCGACACAAGAGTAGGTGGAGCCGAGGGTATGGTATTGTACGGATTTCGATATAATTGGTTATTCTGGGAGGCATAGTGTATTTACTACTGGGATTTAGTTATGAGGGAACGCGGGGTTAGTTAGGACACACACTATGCTGGCAAATCCCGGGAGCTAATATCTAGCGGAGCTGTAGCTaattttcctttttttttttttctcttttgccACTTGTGCTAGTGCCTAACACGCTATGCCATCGGTCTGGTAGCCCGTAAATTGTCCCACATCCACACTATCCACACTATACTAAGGGGCGCTATAGCCGCCGACACAGCCCCAAGACGGTAGCCAACACTGTAAGAATGCGATATGAATCCCTCGAGCCGGAGTCAGATGATATTAGCCTGTATCATAAACAATCGGCGTCGCGCATCCGTAGTTTGACGTTCCGATATTTTCGAACACCTTCATAAGAGTGTACCCCATATCAGTCAGGGCAACTACTACCATAGGGTTGACCGTTGAGCGGATGTACGCCACAGTTTGGGGCGTTATCCTGCACTAGCACCAGCAGCTCCCTCGCCATGAGCATCTGATTAATGAGAAattgtaacgggcgtaggcagtattatttttaactggctgtcctgtataaacgagtatcacaagcttagagaaacAAATAAAAGACAGAAACATGAaccttctctcctcccttttaTCAATTTTTCTGAACATACGTCAACACTCTTTGACTTTTCCAACCTTGGTTCAGACAGATGTAACCTTGTTTAGACCTTTGGTTGAGGGCATTGCCGATAACGAAGAcccaggccatagcctgtgacagaAATTGGCGCTCTGGGCGGAAGTTCGCGGACCTGGAACTGTCGTTTACTTAGGCTGAAGCCAGGCGCAATATCCATTGTGAGTCGATGACAGATGAAGGCATTGACCGGCCGGTCCTTGCTTCATTCAAGATCCCTAGGAGCTGTATATATAATTGATCT encodes the following:
- a CDS encoding putative MFS sugar transporter (transcript_id=CADANIAT00005259), translated to MAYTTLWRRLSPRQLNVAVQVFSLICIFFEGYDQGVMGGVNAAPYYVTEVGIGKPDGTVTDTTHQGGIVSIYYLGCIFGCFAGGWLADRIGRINGLFIGAVFAVIGGALQAAIQSSDFMLVARVVTGVGTGALTGITPVLVSETSSADHRGGFLGYVFIANYLGISVAYWLSFGLAFINNGYSDIRWRFLLAFQCVPAILLVFFIKMLPDSPRYYASVGRNEEARDMLTRLRSHKASQAEIEQEYMEIVAVAQDSKPSSPIQFIKILIGKSGRPGSNLSRRAWLCVWLQIMASWTGITAVTAYSPTLLSQAGYSSLTQNGLAGGLNTIGIVGTIISAQIVDRIGRRMCLMLGALSLFIVEVIAGSVYEASLHNPEKAADYAPAAVAMLFLFNLAYASTWGTVAFLVPTEIFPSDLRAQGNGFGITGWAIGVGMTTLVNPIMFASLKSRSYFLLAGFNLLWIPIVYLFYPETRNRSLESIDALFSTPSPFYWEMERAYRLHSDVLAERGATTFKDDGPKVEDAQSGSTQDRRHSPKTVANTAEARRNIHYRNIIETNSVKGR